From the genome of Molothrus aeneus isolate 106 chromosome 12, BPBGC_Maene_1.0, whole genome shotgun sequence:
TTTTGCAATGCTAAGGAAGCAGTTGTATTATTAATAGGCAAGTCACCAAACCACTTAAAACTTAATAGATTGCAGTTGCAGAGTAGGAAGTGAACTCAGAATGCTTAATAATGTGTGTTATCCTTATAAAATGAGGATAGCCTTTGGTTTCTTGCAAAAGCATTAATTAACTCTTTTGATGGGAGATATTTTTGCTTGGGCAAATGTTACTGACAAAAGAGACATTTTGTGCTGTGGTGTTTAGTACCTGCTGTTTCTGGAGGTTCTTGTGTGTTAGGTATTGGGTTCTAATTGAAAGAATTCTATTTTGAGTTACATTTATGTGTTCCAAAATGCTTAACAATAAGCAGTTTCACAAACAGTTTTAGAAGACGACAGTGTATGCTTGCAGTATTGGTGATATGTctaaaaaatgtcttttaggcttcattttattttatttctgaagtgtCCCATATTTACCACATAGCTTACATTGAAAAACAGCAAGCTTAggttttgttttagaaacagaaCAGCAAATTTAAGTGCAGAAGGTCTCGGTAATGACCAACAGTCATTTTAGGAGGAGACTCCTAATGGAAGCATCCTAGTGGATCTCACTGTATGGAAATGATATTCTGATGAATACCTACAGCCCTTGTGGTAGATGTGGAGGGATGACGAGCACTACCTgctgtttgtggttttttcagtgctaaagaaatgttttagcaaagggaggagaggctggaataAGGGACAAGAAGTGTCTTTTGTGTGTAGTGCCAGCTTGGGTTGGTCCAGGAGTGCCTGTGAAGCTGAGCTTTGCAAGAGGTTGAGTAAGGGAGGCCTTCCCCAGCTTAGTGAAGTAACAAATGTGTGATCACTTAGAAACTGTGTGCTGCTTGCAGATTGTTGCCAGGCTTTTAAAATCTTCCTGATTTACACAGAAGAAACTTTCAACGTGAATGATAAAGCTTAATTAACACAAATACTAAGGAAGATTACTTGAAACTTGTGAGCCTGTAGGTTGTGAATGGAGGCATCTTATTGAGCTTGTTTTCTTCATGACTTGTTCTCTCTCTGCTGGGTAGAGGAGATGGGGAAGAACATACAGTAGTTTCTCAGAAATGAGTTAACAGTGTTTAAAAGCTGCTCTCAGTAAAAAACCCCTAATTCTCTGCATGTAAAATGGCATGCTTTTAAATTAGCAGGTTGTAGTTCAGTTTGTGAACTAAAGCaagttttctcttccttctagTTGGTTTGGATGCTGCTGGTAAGACAACCATTCTTTACAAACTGAAACTAGGAGAAATTGTCACCACAATTCCCACTATTGGTAAGATCACCATTTCTTGTATCTTTATTCTTGTTATTCTAAACCTGACAGGCCTCTGAAGAATGCAGGGATTTGCTATCTTTGtagtagaaaaagaaacaagacaAACATGACTGTCTGGTAGTGCCATACCATAACTGTGTCAGACCAAAGAGACATCCAGACCAGAATCCAGCTACTCACCATGGCCAGTAGCAGATGCCCAGGAGGACAGGAACCAAATCAATAGCACCACTTCCCCCAAACACCATGAGTCTCACAGTTTGGCTGAAAGATTTGCTCAGCCACTTGGACTTGGATTTAAGTGATTCgtgttttttctcccttcaaTCCATCTTCTTCTTGATTTATCAGTTCAGTATTGATAAGCCATTTTATACATATTTGGGAAAAGTGCACCTTAGGAAGTAGCTATGTTTAACATGGTCAGAATTATGTTTTAACACTAGAATTAACTATTTCTAATTACTGAACTCCTTCATTTTTAGGTTTTAATGTGGAGACggtagaatataaaaacatttgTTTCACAGTCTGGGATGTTGGTGGTCAAGATAAAATTAGACCTCTTTGGAGGCATTATTTCCAAAACACACAGGTAAGAGTGCTCAGATGGCAATAAAGACCTACTTTGTATAGCCTCAATGTGTTTTGTAGAGTACATATGGGaagttgtttcctttctttcagaAAGGCTCTGCACTACTTCCTGCAACTTCTGAGGGTACCCAGATTTTATTCTAGTTGAAGCTAGTTTGTTCCCCTGAAAGTTTCAAACCTAGTTGGGAGTGTAGCCTCTCAATGATCAAGTACTTTAGGATCTACCAGTGTTCTGTAATGTGCCAGAGCAACTGGTTTGTTGTGAGGAACtcttaaaatatatgtttttatgtaaacataaaatatgtaaaattatGTAAAACTTAAAATATGTGTTTTTAGTAAGCTGAGCATCTAAAATATGGTAAAAGATCTTGTTACCAGTTGATTGAAAAGTGCTAGCTTCACAATGATGTGACTACCATCAGTTTTTGGGACATTAATGTGATACCTTTGGTTGACAAGTCGTGAGGTAAGTTGCTTATTAGTTTCAGAAAACTTCTGCAGTgagtttgttttggggttttttttgttgaataTAGAATTGTTTCCATATTTGTGTGCAGCATGATGCATATGATTGGTGCACAAAAACATATAGAGGTCTGGATTGACAAAAGGGACCTTGCACCACCATACTGTTGTCAATAGAGCAATACTTACTTTCAGTTCCTTATTACTGTCCTGTTACTAAATACTCCTGAAAGATACTTCTCTTTCCTTGAAGAGAATGATAAAAGCAAGGTTTTCAGACTGAACGGTTAAGAGCAAATTGTGTAAGAGCACTTGAATAACAGAGATGCCATTAGAAGTACTGCTTGATACAgacttttttaaacaaattcagGCATTACTTTAAGGGTGTGGGCTTTTTCAGGTAAATATGAGATGGTGAAGCACTTGTGATTTTCAATACAGTGAGtgaaaggggagggggggaagagTTAGTTTATGtcattttgctgcattttttccccctaactTTATTTTGAAGTTGAGACTTAGGTAGTTGTTCAGACACACATCATGCATTGtttaaacagaaatttctgTTAAATTTGTTCCCTTTCTTAGGTAAGCAATCACAACATTCAATTTGAGTATTTTGGTGGTTTAAGAATAGTGCTGCAcatttacacttttttttcaaatctgcTTAACTTTCTATAGGGCCTCATTTTTGTGGTAGACAGCAATGACAGAGAGAGAatccaggaagcagcagaagagctgcagaaaatgGTAAATATCAATATCTTCTGAGATACAATTGTTAGACTGACCTGTTCTATTTTTGCATGTTTGTCAGGTTCCCTAAGAGATTTAGGATTTTACAGTTTTAGGGAGTCTGTACAGTGCATATTGTATTCAGCTGGTAATTCTGGGTCACATAGTGCACCAAGTTGTAATTTCCACTCTGTAGAGAACCAATAATGTGTCTGAACCTTTCATTCATGAAACCTTGATAGGAATGCAGCGGGAAAACAATTTTGGAAGAGCAGATTGGTgctagaaaatatttcatcagtAAGGTGCCCAtaaatttaaactttttaaattgaaaggTGACTTCCTTAATTGCAGGAGTTCTGTTGTATACTAGTTAAATTTCATTCAATACTTACTAGTGActtcaggaagaagaaagaaaacgtTTACAACCCTTAAATCagtatttagatttttttagtgTTTGTTGAAGTAACTGCCTTACTTAACTGATGCAATTTAATAACATGCCTGTTTTTTCTGTTAGCTCCAGGAGGATGAGCTGCGAGATGCAGTGCTGCTTCTGTTTGCAAACAAACAGGACCTGCCCAACGCCATGGCAATCAGTGAAATGACAGATAAACTAGGCCTTCAGTCTCTGCGTAACAGAACTGTAAGTGCTCAGCTTTCTCACTGCTCAACTCTTTGCTCCCTCTGTTCTTTATCATAAATGTAAAGTTCCTCTAAGGGAAAGGGTAGTTTTCACCTCTTTCTGTAGAAAGATGCACACACCTGCTGTTAAACTTCATAATGCATAATTCAGGTCCTTGTTCAAAATAAGCGATTTAGAAGTATAATCCAGTGTGTTCAGCTGTTAAAGGCGTtttatttctcacttttttctgaaaacatacAAACACTTCAGTCTGTCATTGAAATGCAGACATCCAGCATTTCACGAAGTATGTGATGAGATTTCCTGTTTTCTCAGTCCTCTGGGAGAGCAAATGCATTCTGCATTCCCACCTCCAGGAGGAAATTACGTAGCTTCTAAAACATTCGATTTCCTCTGCTCAAGTTTTAGAGGCACAGGTTTGCTTCACATGAACCATCCCCCCTTTTGTAATCCAAGTGCCTGTGTTGGCACACTAAGATCCTGACCATAGAGGCTGTTTCAGAGGTCCATTCATGTAGATAATTCCACGTTCACTTCCCAAAGAGCAGTCTTTCAGAGGCAAGAAGTGGTTTTCAGGATGTCAACCAAATACAAGTTCTGTATTTGTTTCTTGATGCCTTAAGCTATGTTGTAGCCTTTACTAAGCCAGCATTTGAATTTCTGGATAATGTCTGAATCTCCTCTACACTACATGTACTTctcaaaattttttaaattccatttgttCAATCTTGATTCTACATACAGCACAAAACAGTCTTTAAAGAACACTGGTataacacacatacacacaattCTAACAACACTAAAGAGTGTCACACACTGTCATAACTTAGCTTGCATTTTGTCGGtatttaaatggaatttttgtGTTCTACATTAACAGTGGTATGTCCAGGCTACCTGTGCTACGCAAGGAACTGGTCTGTATGAGGGACTTGACTGGCTGTCAAATGAACTCTCAAAACGCTAATTCCAACTGGATGACTCTTTCACCAGGGACATGTTTGATATAAGTGGTCTAGGCTTGTTACAACAAAATTAGTTTGCATCTTGGTTATTACAGTATCTGGAACTGATATTTGGGCAGGATATTACAGCGTTTCAACTTGTTTCGTTGCCAATTTATTGTTTACCGAGCTACATGTTGCAAAGGTAGCAATATGCTTGGGTAAAAATCTCCTTAACTTGGAAAAAGTGTATCTTCTGATTTTATTCCCCTTGTTAGCCTAAATGCCTGAATATAGTTATTGTGACATCTTTAAGATCTGTTTTGAATACTCTTTGAGCCCcaataaattaatgttttaatttttttctccctgctacTCTTAGTTTACTGATGCCCTGTTTCATTCCTCAGACAGTCTGCTGATTTAAAAATGTAGCATTCCgtatgtatttatttctctcCCTTGCCAAAAAGATTTCCTAATTCTGCTTGTTCCAAGCCAAGGAAATGGTCTAAAACACTATACAAATCTACTGCACTGAGGAACATTTTATTAATCCTTGGGTTCTGTCAGCCCAACTTGCCTTTGTGTGAA
Proteins encoded in this window:
- the ARF4 gene encoding ADP-ribosylation factor 4; protein product: MGLTISSLFSRLFGKKQMRILMVGLDAAGKTTILYKLKLGEIVTTIPTIGFNVETVEYKNICFTVWDVGGQDKIRPLWRHYFQNTQGLIFVVDSNDRERIQEAAEELQKMLQEDELRDAVLLLFANKQDLPNAMAISEMTDKLGLQSLRNRTWYVQATCATQGTGLYEGLDWLSNELSKR